In the genome of Paenibacillus pabuli, one region contains:
- a CDS encoding stage V sporulation protein D — protein MKGSSVNLRRRLLWSLVILVLLFSALVIRLAYVQLGKGPELSAKAEESWRRNIPYSAKRGEILDRNGTSLAYNITTPTIMAIPAQVKEAETTARELAPLLGMTEEKVLATIKKRELIVRLQPGGRKITMEKAQHIRDLKLPGIVVAEDNKRFYPYDDLAAHILGFTGIDNQGLTGVEKKYDDKLNGMNGSVSYLSDAAGRLMPGSSEKYVEPKDGLNLKLTIDKSIQSIMERELDQAMVKFQANSALAIAMNPKTGEILGMASRPGYEPADYQQYPAEVYNRNLPIWMTYEPGSTFKIITLAAALEEKKVNLTQDQFYDPGFVEVGGARLRCWKKGGHGSQTFLQVVENSCNPGFVALGQRLGKESLFSYIKDFGFGTKTGIDLSGEASGILFKLSRVGPVELATTAFGQGVSVTPIQQVAAVSAAINGGKLYKPYVTKAWVHPETGEVMEEAKPELVRQVISEDTSKQVREALESVVAKGTGRPAFIDGYRVGGKTGTAQKVINGRYSSTEHIVSFIGFAPADDPQIVVYTAVDNPKGIQFGGVVAAPIVQNILEDALHYMNVPVRKDQVAKEYKYGETKIVTVPDLTGATVEDLYEDLNMNFMLAKSGSGKYVINQAPKPGARVEQGSTIRIYMSDVLNDVHDHSKEEGQEP, from the coding sequence GTGAAGGGGTCAAGCGTAAATTTACGCCGCAGGTTGTTATGGAGTTTAGTGATTTTAGTTCTGTTATTCTCAGCCTTGGTGATCAGGCTTGCTTATGTACAGTTAGGGAAAGGACCGGAACTATCTGCAAAAGCGGAGGAGTCTTGGAGGCGGAATATTCCTTATTCAGCCAAACGAGGAGAGATCCTGGATCGAAATGGAACCTCTCTCGCCTACAATATTACTACACCAACCATTATGGCGATTCCTGCCCAGGTGAAGGAAGCGGAGACAACGGCAAGAGAACTGGCTCCTTTGCTGGGGATGACCGAAGAGAAAGTGCTGGCAACCATCAAGAAAAGAGAACTAATTGTAAGACTACAACCCGGTGGCCGCAAAATTACGATGGAGAAGGCTCAGCACATCCGTGATTTGAAGCTTCCGGGTATCGTTGTTGCCGAGGATAATAAACGTTTCTATCCTTATGACGATCTAGCAGCTCATATTCTTGGATTTACAGGCATTGATAATCAGGGTCTAACAGGTGTAGAGAAAAAATATGATGACAAGCTGAACGGTATGAACGGGAGTGTGTCCTACTTGTCCGATGCGGCCGGAAGGCTTATGCCGGGCTCATCTGAGAAGTATGTGGAACCAAAGGATGGGCTGAACCTGAAGCTGACTATTGATAAATCGATTCAGTCCATCATGGAAAGAGAGCTTGATCAGGCCATGGTCAAGTTCCAGGCTAATTCAGCGCTTGCCATTGCAATGAACCCTAAGACGGGTGAAATCCTTGGCATGGCCAGTAGACCGGGGTATGAACCAGCGGATTATCAGCAATATCCAGCCGAAGTATACAACCGGAACTTACCGATCTGGATGACGTACGAACCAGGTTCAACGTTTAAAATTATTACGCTTGCAGCAGCACTTGAAGAGAAAAAAGTGAATCTAACGCAGGATCAGTTCTATGATCCCGGATTTGTCGAAGTTGGAGGCGCTCGCCTGCGCTGCTGGAAAAAGGGTGGCCATGGAAGCCAGACCTTCCTCCAGGTCGTGGAGAACTCCTGCAACCCTGGATTTGTTGCACTTGGTCAGAGACTGGGCAAGGAATCGTTATTCTCCTATATTAAAGACTTTGGATTCGGCACCAAAACAGGCATTGATCTGAGTGGTGAGGCCAGCGGGATTCTGTTTAAACTGTCACGGGTCGGACCGGTGGAGCTTGCGACCACTGCTTTTGGTCAAGGGGTCTCCGTTACACCAATTCAGCAAGTAGCGGCTGTGTCAGCAGCCATTAATGGTGGTAAACTATACAAGCCTTATGTTACAAAGGCGTGGGTTCATCCGGAAACGGGTGAAGTGATGGAAGAGGCCAAGCCGGAACTGGTTCGTCAAGTCATCTCAGAAGATACGTCCAAGCAAGTTCGTGAAGCATTGGAGAGTGTCGTTGCCAAGGGGACGGGACGTCCAGCGTTTATTGATGGATACCGGGTTGGCGGCAAAACGGGTACAGCCCAGAAGGTAATCAATGGACGTTATTCCTCTACCGAGCATATTGTATCTTTTATCGGTTTTGCTCCAGCAGATGATCCGCAGATTGTTGTGTATACTGCGGTGGATAACCCGAAAGGGATTCAGTTCGGCGGCGTAGTTGCGGCTCCGATTGTACAGAACATTCTTGAGGATGCGTTGCATTATATGAATGTTCCGGTTCGTAAGGATCAAGTAGCCAAAGAATACAAGTATGGAGAAACCAAAATTGTGACGGTCCCCGATCTGACAGGAGCTACGGTCGAAGACTTGTATGAGGACCTGAATATGAATTTTATGCTCGCCAAATCCGGCAGTGGAAAATATGTTATTAACCAGGCTCCAAAGCCAGGAGCAAGGGTTGAACAGGGATCTACCATTCGCATTTATATGAGCGATGTTCTGAATGATGTTCATGATCATAGCAAGGAGGAAGGACAAGAGCCCTGA